Below is a window of Xiphophorus couchianus chromosome 1, X_couchianus-1.0, whole genome shotgun sequence DNA.
TTTAAATCACTATATGGATAACTGCCTCTAACACTTACCTGACCTCGGAAACCTTTTCTCACCCTCATTAGGTCTTCCTGGAGTACGTGGGATTGTCAAAGATGGCCGTGATGGGTCTCCTGGAGATCCGGGTGAGCCTGGAGAGTCTGGCAGGGCAGGTAGGACTGGGCATCAGGGTCCTCCAGGGATCTGTGATACAACAGCCTGCCAGGGAACGTCACCAGCTGGGAAATCCTCAAACcccaaaaacaattaaacatgaCTTCCTGCAGCCTTACCGCTCCGCTTTTAGGAGGGAAGGTTAACACGAGGAGGAGAGGAATGACAAGAGAGCGTTCACAACAAGTCctctttatttaaatacatgcaTCACAAGGGAGGAATAACATCTACAAGTGTGAATGGAGGAACATCCCAAGAGTGACAGGAACACCAAAGCAACCGAGAGACCCAAAAGATTACAGGTAACATCTTGAAATAAAGCAGATCAggcaaggaaaagaaaacaagagaacaaCTGTAGTGACTCAAAAGTGTCACATAACAACTGGCATAAGTTTGTAAATGTTTCGATGCTCCATTTGTTTCGATTATCATCAACGTGACAACTGTGACCGTCTCTGATGTGAACGCCCATTTGACACGGCTTATTATGTGAATCACAGGTGTTACTTCAATATACAAACTGACAGTGTAAAATATGGACAAAGGTGCTGGAGCTGTATATGTActataaaagtaataaaataacaatttccCAGGTGCCCCGAAATTATGTagaataatgcaaaaaaacaaaaactgtttggttttttttttacagctttttttttgtttacagcttgtttttttatataacttgTAAAAGTTATATATTCACCTTTAGTGAAGGTGATTCACTAAAGGTAAGAGAATAAGATAAAACTTGTGGATGCATGAATCAGACCTGTATAATTcataaagaaattagaaaaagtgtatttttattttttggtttttcaatCAGCAATAACCACATCCACTGTGTACCGCCGGTGCTGTAACTATTAAATATACATTACTTTAAATACTATTTATTATTGTGGGTGACTGTTGTATATACAGTAAGATGCTACAGCGACATGTTGTAAGAACAAATAAAGCcacttttcagtaaaacaatACTCTTCTCTACATATCAAATGAGCCCAACACTTCATTATAACTCCATTAATTCACTATTGTCCCAaggttatatataaaaatgcataaatattaatacaaaagACAATATACAGAGTATTGTAAGTTTAAGAACATCAGCTGTAAAAGTAACacaacagaacatttaaataaaatacaaaaatgacacatgaataaaacaaaatgggtCGAGAGCAGTCTTATTCCCATATtcaatttttcaaaagaaaacagtgcCATCTAGTgtgaaatacagtttttaaagtttagcAGCTGAATGGAACTGGTTTTGGCAATTCTGATACTAAAGTGACACTTAGTGGTCTTACAATGCAACTGCAGAAAACCTGCTATCTTTGAGTGTCTCTCAATCAGACAAAGGGAACTTTCCACTCTCTAAGGTAGAGTTAAAtcataaacttttcaaacacataaaataaacctttcagTTAAGCCCTACAGACTCCCTCGGTTTACTGACTCAATTTAAAGTGCCGTCTTACATGTGGATTAAACGTGAAGCAGATCATTGCTCAGCTGCAAGagaagtgctcagtgtcttGTCTTTCTTTGGGTTGGATGGTTTACCTGGAGAGGGGCTGGACTTTAAAAAcctctctctctcattattGAAGACCTTCTGAAACTCCTGCcaaagaagaaattttaatttcagatattttcagcCTACCTACAGTCATCAGAGAAAGGTCTCAGAAGTGGAAGATAACTTttggagttttttgtttttatactaaACTGAACAATTAACAACATCTTATAAGTTGGGAATGCACACAATTTACAGATATAATTATTAATTGACAGCCGATCTTAATTATTCTGTGACTTGGTCACAATTTGTCAGCTTCTGCTTTCCTTTACTTCAATATGTAATCTTTTTGTAATTCAATGTAATTTTAGTCCTGAAACATGGTTCTCCATAATGCTCAAAAATATAATGATCATCACCAAAAAGTACAGCCTGATGGAAGATtctgttttcagctgttttcttgACCATTTACTGGAAGTGGAAGCACCTTCACAGAGGGAGCTTATTAGGAAGCCTCATTGTGAGCACAGCCTGGGACTCAATAAAGCATTCACCTATACTTCTTTGTTTTCCTACCTGTATAAACATGAAGAAAGAGACTTAACTGGTtctgaaaagttaaaattaattttaaaaagacataaacacGAATCAACTAGACATCTATTCTATTCCAGAGCTGTTATATTTCAGAAATGCAACCTGAATGGAGACCCGATAAATACAAAGTGTTCAGGTTCAACAGACAAGAGCAAGAAAGATTGAAACCCGACCACCACTGCGTAGGACACACAAGGTGAAACTGGGCCAAGAAATATTAGAAGAAAATCGGATCAGATGGACGGACCTGTGGCTGGATCAGTAACAGGTAACAGAGCTGCACTTCAACTCAGAAGCCAGAAAGGTGGAGGTGAGAAGACTCATCTTCTCCTGCTGGAAGATGATGAGTCTATCTTCATCTTCTAGTTGAAGATGGACTCAAAATCAACTCCTAAAACTACTGACAGTTTTTAGAAGTCACTTTTcttcaagcaaaaaaaataaaacttcataaTTGTGCACACAGGGTACAtaactgcaaagaaaaagctatttacagtaaaaaaaataaaaataaaaaaaaaaaacaggtctaCATACAGGCATAtcttgaaaacagaaataaattcaagACAAAAGAAAGTGCCTGAAAATGGCTTTATAAGTTGATATTCTACACAGGCTTACCTCCTTGAAGCTGTCTCCATACATTTTTTTGATGTATCTTAGATAAGCTGTGGTCCACTGCAGCGTCGTGACTTTGTCTGTGTTCGAGTCACAGAATGGCACCATGGTGTTCAGCTCATCACAGCAGGAGCGGATCCTCTTCCTGTCCGTCACCAGACACATACAGTAAATCAAGTAGCATTGTATTGTTGTCTATCGAGTCATTTCCTAAGATTCACATACTACttatgtttatcttttaataatttattcaagtcctatgatttctttgtttcagcGATTTTGTTTCAACAGCTTTCAAGAGTTTCAGGAACCCCTGATCATTCATGTAACTtcattgaaaaaaattattctttagaAAAGTGAACTGAGGATGCTAACATTAGTGTTGgggacgtctgtgctgctgcaacacGTTTTGCTAACTCCGTTTTGCACAACTTGCACACAGTAACTGTCTTTTCCAGTGTCTCATCAGAGTTTTTtgaatggtaaatggactgaacttatatagcgcttttccaaccattttgaccactcaaagcgctttaatctagagtcacattcacccatttgCACTCACAAACGctcacacatttatacactgatatgcagatcggtaggcaatttggagctaaggaatcgaacctacaaccttcctaTCACAAGACAACTACTGTACCCACAGAGCCACAGTTGAAGCAAAAATTATCCCCTGGTGTACCAAGAGAAACTATTCCAGCACGAACCTTtgtatgtccaaaaaaatgtaattgtgttaaaaattttaacatgTCAAAATCAatccaattaattaatttaaattaatacataATCCACATGAGTTGTGGATTTTGTGAGCAATATCGGAGAAAGCAATGTTGAGTGTGCAGCCAACAttaaatctaaagaaaatactttataagATGAAATACGAGGTGGAAATTCAACTAACACAGTTTAATATGGCTCACCTGCGCTCCCTCtctttgctgttgtgtttttccttgcGTTGGGTCAGTGACAATGAAGATCGGGCTCTTTTGCAGCCGCCCCTCCTGGACTTCTTGGATGGTTTTGGAGCAGTTTTAGCAGCTTTGGGAGGTTCAGGGCACAAGCTGCTGCAATGCCCTCTGTAAACAGCATGTGGCACCACATCCTCTGTGTAAAACAGCAATGGGACACAGACTTAAAAAATGCTGTGTAGTTTAATAGACAAAGAAATTAACAGAGTTTCTACTTAGAGTAATGACTCGTACTTTCAGTGAACATCAACTCCTGCTCTTCTCTGGGGTTGCTGCTGTCAGCGTAGACGGTTTTTATCACAGAGGTCTCAGGGtgaaagctaaatgaaaaactgGGGGGCATTATTAAACCCTGATGTATGTTGGGCTCAGCCATGTGTGCAATAACCTGCAATTGCAGCAGAAAACATTAAGGATTAAACTGTCTGATTAAACGTGCTGCCTAAATCTATGAAATTGATTGGTGATGTTAATTTCTATCCCACCTGCCCAAAGACATTGGTTATCGGTTCGAAAACACCTCCGACATGAGAGCTAGAGAGCTTAAAAGAATTTGCTCGGTCAGCTTTCACCCACTTTTGTGTTTGAGGATGTGTGGATGCCTCTTGAGCCTCTGCTGAGTGTTCAAATACTGTCAAAAGACTGAAGAGAACAGAAAAGCAAAGGTTGCTGCACACagtgcaaaaataataacacaacaGCGTTACACGTCctaaaaaattattacattatatAACTGAAACTAACTTGCTGAGAACAGCAGAGTGGCTATCCGGCTGCGTTGTGGTGTCGGCACACATGCTGTTGAATCTTTTCTCCAGACACACTCTTGCAGCTGATATGGATCGGTTCTTGGAAAACTCCTCTTTGACGGTCACCTTGATTGGGCTTTCTTCACCTCTGATTCTGGCCAGCACAAAACTTGGAACCTCACCATAAAACACAGGAGTCTTTTCCCCTGGCATTACCAGATTGTGGTCATCATTTGAGGTTGAAGTTGACAAGTCAATGGCTTGACTAGACGTGTTGGGGGAAATCCCTGTAGAACAAGTGGCATTTTGAACTGCTACTATAGCTGAAGATGGACTGGTATCAGAGTCATCTGAAAGCTCAGGCTCCACTTGCGACTGGTTGAGGTGCTGAAGGTGAGAGTAATCAAAATCTGACATCTCTGTTAGATCAAACTCTGAGCTAGTTGTCAGCCCCTGACTCTGGGTCCCGCATGCACCTTGGCTCCAAATCAAACCGATGACATCAGAGGTGTGTTCACTTGATGATGTATGAAGAGTTTTATAAACTGGGTGAAGGGATGACATGTTTCACTCTGAAgatagaaatgaaataaataaaaatatgacttattTTAGAGGCCAAAACCCACTTCAGGTTAATCactgttaaacattttgaattaaataaagattACGCCAGTGTATTTTCTTAAGCACTTAAGTATAAAGTGGAAGTAAAATTatgccattttcaaaacctgcaAGTCTGGCATGCATCTGTAAAAGCTCAACTTTACTCTGGCCcccctaaataaaatgtcactaaattAGTAAATAGACTGCATCAGTTTATAATATAATTTTAGTATAAGTACGGATGTTCTGTGAATGCTTCAGAGGCCCAGGTGAGAGGAATCTTAAGCGGCCAAGAGGTCCATAGTAACTCTGGAGGGGCTGCAGAGAGTCACGGCTCAGGTGGGGAAATCATGCACAGACATATTAGTCATGCCACACTAGCCCCATGATGACACAAGGTGATGTCTGGCTCATGCAATTGGGATAATTGGATAGAtgagattaaacatttttggtcCTAATCTTGAGTTATTATGCATCGAACAggcaaaagaataaataaaattgaactCAAGACATGCTAAGCTAGTGAGGACCTAAATTCTGTTAGAAATTGActcaaaaacatacaaatagaCACCAGTCTTTTCAGatgttatatttaaaagaaCTTTAGAAACTATTTTGTCTTCACTTAAGTATCGTGTgctattttgttaaaatagcTGGTAAAACATTTATGATTGTGGTGGTTGCAtaagaaaatgtgaacaaaagtaTAAATTCTTCAACATCTTCAACTTTTATAATGGTTAAGCTAAAAGTTTCGTACTAAGGAGCCCTACATTACGCTGCTGGTTGATccaattaaacaaaacttcCTCTCattaagaaagacaaaaaatgcgaaatttattaatttattggtTATACTGAGACAAAATATGCGTACATTAACACATACGTACTATGGCACGGCATAtattaagttacatttttatttacaaaagcataaaaatacgTATAAAGATTGCTTATGATGAGACAATGAAAAACGGCTACCTTAAGAGTAAAAAACTATTTGATAAATTCTTAAACAAATGTACCTAAACATACCGATATCAACGAATAATTCTTACTCACGAGGCGGTTGATGGAGGTATTTCTTTCCAAATGGAtgaattttgtttcttcagcATTTAAGCGTTGTTTACCATAATTAGCAGATAGCTGGTGAACGctacattagcattttagctaagcGACTACAACACTAACGTTCGGCTACATACCCCGTCGCCATCTTTGAATGCACTACACAATACCCATACCAATACCCATacctaaaataattaattataaaagtttgctttatatatatgcatatataaaaaagtaaaatagttcCTTGCAGCTAGATCCCTTTTGCTTACTTCAGAGATAACTTCTGAATTGATGGTCGGAAAAGTGATGTACGACGTCAATTATGTTCCGAAATGTATCagaattttaaagaaaacctaattatctaaaatataacatataCTCAGTTTTAGAAAGAGTATTAGATgttaagtttttgtttattttggcatTCACTTTTATAAATCAACATAAACGCAAATGTACAAAAACCAGCTTTATCAAGTAAAGTTTACTGAAAGCATGACAGCACTAATTAACCCTAGAAGagtgacagaaaatattcagaatcaCTGTGTGCGAGGAAAAGACAAGCACCAGTTCCCCTCATAACTCATCAAGGATACGTGTGTTTATATATGAAATATTCATTCTTAATGTAATGACATGTCAGGTGAAATATTGGAAAATGTGGGTTATGAGAgcagttatttcaataatatcaaactgctgcaaataaaaaacataactatGCAAAAATGTGCAGCTGTAGAATGTTGGATGGAGTAACCTGTTATTACTAAAATGTCAGATTCCCTCAAAACCCCCCAAAAGAAATTGTGAAGGTCAAATCTGACCTTCTTGTCTTCAATCTGACATtgttgataatttttttatgcttaCCATTGAATGAAGCctttcaacaaaaacacatctctcctaattgtaaaattaaaacaccctcctaaaaaaagacaaagaaaacccTCCTTCCACCTtatcataaatataaaacacacttttggGGTAGATGACATAACATGAGAAGTTTTTACtctttttggaaataaaaaaagttaattttccaaactaatagcttattttgtcaaatgaTTTCAACATAAATGGATATCTGTACTGATGGAcctaatcaaaacaaaaatccagtgAAGAAGCACTGAcaagttaaattttttacaagttttaaaatgtcactttattGACTTGTAGCATTCTAAAAGAACACTGaaacaagttacatttttatgagcataaaaatgtaacaaacaagAAAACGTAATACAGTGATGTTATgactcttaaaaacaaacaaaaaaactacttttgtaCAAAGCTTTTTAAACTATTTCCTTCCAGAAATGCCCCTAGATGGTATAATATACAACAATTTACAAGGTGTAGGTCATAATCAAATAACTACTATGACTGGAAACAAAGTCGAacataattaacacaaaaactcagCATTTCTGTATCAGTTAACCATTACAGATTTTACCAATGGGCTTGCCTGTGGATCAAGTTGTAATATAAATGAAAACTGCCTTTACAAAACCATACATTTCAGGAAGCAATATTAAAGTGTCTTATAGCCTTGGAATCCTaaagaaaacatatataatTTGAGAGTTTGAGGGATTTGCAAGTCTCAATATTAGATCACTACATTTTTAAGATCCAAGACTGTCcatactttgtttattttttattaaaactttgccGTGTTAAACCTCTGTTTTAGTAATTTAACGACATTCCATCTTCATACCCTACATTTTGTTAACGAGCAGGAGCTCCTCGTCCTGGCCCTCTTGCACGCCCTCTGAACCAATTATCCATTGCTCTGCCTCTACTTGTTCCCCTGTTCCTATTGAATGGGGAGCCAAACTGTGGTGTTTTCATAGAGGAGGCATCATGACTATTCATCACAGGATCTGAAACTGGTAATGGACCATCAGAAGGAGTGGGAAGTAAGGCACCTCTGTGTCTTTGAGGTTGCACAGCTTGTTGATTTTGTGGGCTGTCAAAGTCATGGAATGAATGTTCTTCTCTCTTTGGACCGGGACCTAAAGTCCTGTTAAATGGTGCTGGAGGTCCTTCATGAGGGCCATGGTTGCCTTGATGAGGACCTCTTCTACCCCTGCTAGTTGTTTGACCTGGATGTCTTTGTTCCCTTTCCCTCCTATCTACATCTCTTTTATCACATTCTGGAAACTCTGAGTTTGAATCCCATCTACCAGGtctaaaatctgaattattggGTGACACTCCCCTACATTCTGCGCTGCTAGGCCTTTGTCTCATTATTGGACCCCTTCTTACTCTCCTAAAGTTATGCTCAAATCCTTCAGGGTCTGCTCCTGCATCCATGTCTGTACTATGCCTTTCCGAGCAGGATTCCCCAAAATCTGAAACTCTCCTATCTGACTTGGGACCTTCATCATTGAAATTTCTGTAGGATGTTTCTGGGTATCTTAAATCTGGACCTCCTGGAGCCTCCATCTCAAATGGTCTCCTGTTTGGATGTTTGGCTCCCCTTTGAGGCCAGGGTGTCCCACGATCATGGCCTCTCATATCCCCCTCAAAGTCATGATGTCTCCTATCATCATCCATGTTTGCATGTCTTTGCTGAACCGAACCTCGTCCTCTACTTCGGACTCCACCCCAGCTTTGTCT
It encodes the following:
- the LOC114145760 gene encoding transcription factor-like 5 protein, with the translated sequence MSSLHPVYKTLHTSSSEHTSDVIGLIWSQGACGTQSQGLTTSSEFDLTEMSDFDYSHLQHLNQSQVEPELSDDSDTSPSSAIVAVQNATCSTGISPNTSSQAIDLSTSTSNDDHNLVMPGEKTPVFYGEVPSFVLARIRGEESPIKVTVKEEFSKNRSISAARVCLEKRFNSMCADTTTQPDSHSAVLSNLLTVFEHSAEAQEASTHPQTQKWVKADRANSFKLSSSHVGGVFEPITNVFGQVIAHMAEPNIHQGLIMPPSFSFSFHPETSVIKTVYADSSNPREEQELMFTEKDVVPHAVYRGHCSSLCPEPPKAAKTAPKPSKKSRRGGCKRARSSLSLTQRKEKHNSKERERRKRIRSCCDELNTMVPFCDSNTDKVTTLQWTTAYLRYIKKMYGDSFKEEFQKVFNNERERFLKSSPSPGKPSNPKKDKTLSTSLAAEQ